From Haliotis asinina isolate JCU_RB_2024 chromosome 8, JCU_Hal_asi_v2, whole genome shotgun sequence, a single genomic window includes:
- the LOC137294150 gene encoding RNA polymerase II-associated factor 1 homolog, which produces MPPTIQTGQRDEREKRQRPGDKRSELISRVKFNNTLPDIPFDPKFITYPFESNRFIQYNPTSLERSFKYDLLTEHDLGVTIDLINPETYKIDHNAYPDPEDEKLLEEEVNTPADSKRSRHHNTTVSWLRKTEYISTEYNRFQQKSDQSETKVGFKIKQIMKEEDMYKDRDTQIKAIEDTFKKAKIPIKKHYSKPNVTPVEVLSIFPDFELWKHPFAQVLFDSDPAPKGQTLPAQMEEMSQAMIRGAVDESGEQFVAYFLPTDETIGKRKRDGEQGVDYTPEEEYEYMLAREYNWNVKNKLSKGYEETYFFVFRESGVYYDELETRVRLSKRRKTGGGQVAKSRLVVKHRDLNDKEVAAQDARLMMLEPPQEEEEDEEEEMVVAPDALETGSARGSDDEGNKSDDDRGSVQSGGSRRSRSRSRSKSRSRSRSGSRNRSHSRSRSRSRSRSGSRSSRSRSRSGSGSRSSSSSSSGSGRGSGGSSSSDSEREVTGKKDEAEIFGSSSGSGSDSD; this is translated from the exons ATGCCGCCAACTATACAGACTGGCCAACGGGATGAAAGAGAGAAAAGACAAAGACCTGGGGATAAGAG GTCAGAGTTGATATCCCGGGTCAAGTTCAACAATACGCTACCTGACATACCTTTTGATCCCAAGTTCATCACATACCCTTTTGAGTCAAACAG ATTCATCCAGTACAACCCCACATCCCTGGAGAGATCCTTCAAGTATGACCTACTGACGGAACATGACCTTGGGGTGACCATTGACCTCATCAATCCAGAAACATACAAGATTGACCACAATG CATACCCTGATCCAGAGGATGAAAAACTATTGGAGGAGGAGGTCAACACCCCAGCAGACAGCAAGAG GTCTCGCCATCACAACACTACAGTATCCTGGCTCCGGAAGACAGAGTACATCTCTACCGAATACAACCGATTCCAGCAGAAGTCCGACCAGTCTGAAACCAA AGTGGGTTTCAAGATCAAACAGATTATGAAAGAGGAGGACATGTACAAGGATAGGGACACTCAGATCAAGGCCATTGAGGACACTTTCAAGAAGGCCAAGATACCG atcAAGAAGCACTACAGCAAGCCCAATGTCACTCCTGTTGAAGTGTTGTCCATATTCCCAGACTTCGAG ctGTGGAAGCATCCGTTTGCCCAGGTGTTGTTCGACTCGGACCCGGCACCGAAGGGACAGACCCTGCCTGCACAGATGGAGGAGATGTCACAGGCCATGATCAG AGGAGCTGTTGATGAGAGTGGGGAGCAGTTTGTGGCCTATTTCTTGCCAACAGATGAAACCATTGGGAAGAGGAAACGTGATGGAGAACAGGGTGTTGACTACACGCCAGAGGAGGA GTACGAGTATATGCTGGCCAGAGAGTACAACTGGAATGTGAAGAACAAACTGTCCAAGGGATATGAGGAAACATATTTCTTTGTGTTCAGAGAATCGGGCGTGTACTATGATGAACTGGAAACACG AGTTCGTCTCAGTAAGAGAAGAAAGACAGGCGGAGGTCAGGTGGCCAAGTCCCGTCTGGTTGTCAAACACAGGGACCTTAACGATAAGGAAGTGGCTGCACAG GATGCACGGTTGATGATGTTGGAGCCACcccaggaggaggaggaagacgAGGAGGAGGAGATGGTAGTTGCTCCCGATGCACTGGAGACAG GGAGTGCTAGAGGCAGCGATGATGAGGGCAACAAGAGTGATGATGACCGTGGCAGCGTCCAGTCCGGGGGAAGCAGAAGGAGCAGGAGCCGCAGCAGGAGCAAGTCCCGCAGTCGAAGTCGCAGCGGTAGTCGAAATCGCAGTCACAGTCGATCAAGAAGTAGGAGCCGCAGTCGGAGCGGAAGCCGTAGCAGTCGCAGCAGAAGCCGTAGTGGCAGTGGTAgtcgcagcagcagcagctcgAGTAGCGGCAGTGGGCGTGGCAGTGGGGGAAGCAGCAGCAGTGATAGTGAGCGGGAGGTGACAGGGAAGAAGGATGAGGCAGAGATCTTTGGGTCATCCAGCGGGTCAGGGTCAGACAGTGATTGA